Part of the Candidatus Hydrogenedentota bacterium genome is shown below.
GTCTTGGTGTCAGTCTTCTCGGACGGCGCACCTGCGGCAGCATGGGCCTATGTTGGCGGGGAAGATTTCGACAAAATGCCGCTTCGTCTGCTCTGCGTCCCCTCCTGGAGTGCAGGCCGCCCTTCCTGAAACCGCTGGTAGCAATCAATTGACATTGCTCATAACTCGCGGATATTCTCTTTGCCGTAATACTTGACTCGTGGCCAAGGGAAAACGAGGGAACGCTTGATGGACGAAAGCCCAGAGACAATCATGACCCTTGATGAGGTCGTTGCGTACTTGAGGTTGCCGAAGTCCACGGTCTATAGGCTCGTTCAGTCCGGAAAGATCCCCGGCCAGAAGGCGGGGCGCCAATGGCGCTTTCACAGGGACGCGATTGACGCTTGGCTGAGTGCGGGACCTGCGAAGAAGCCCAAGGTTGTACGCGGAAAGCACAGATGAATACGGAAGCCGCATTTCCTCTCGGACAACGGATAAGCCTGCCGGGACATTTTCCCGAGCCGGTGGTGCTGGAGTCTGTGCGGTCTCTCGGTTCGGGATACGAGTGCCGAGTACGTTTGTCGGACGGCACGCCGGATGAAGCCATCCTATCGGAACAGGAAGCGCAAGCCCTCTTCGGGCAGTCAGAGGAACGGGCTTCCAGAGTCACCACGAATGACCCCGAAAGAACACGCCTTCTGATTGAGTCCGCTCGTATTCGCCTTGCATACGCCCACGACCGTCAGTTTGCCGTCAGTCTATCGGGCATTCGCACCTTGCCGCACCAAATAGAAGCGGTCTACCTCAAGATGCTGCCGCAACCTCGGCTCCGTTTCCTGCTTGCCGACGATCCCGGCGCGGGCAAGACCATCATGGCCGGGCTGCTCATCAAGGAACTGAAGTTGCGCCAGGCTATCGAACGCATCCTGATACTCTGCCCGGCCCCGCTCACCATCCAGTGGCAGGACGAATTGCTGCGATGGTTTGGCGAGCCGTTCGACATGATCTTCGCTGCCGTGGACCAGCAGCAACTGGTCAACCCGTGGCAGCGGTCAACGCAGGTCGTAGCCTCGCTTGACTACGCCAAGCAGGACGATGTCCGCGAGAGAATCTGGCAACAGCGCTGGGACATGGTGGTCATCGACGAGGCCCACAAGTGCAGCGCCTACACCAAACACTCTTCCTCGCGCGGCGATGAAGCGGAGAAGACGAAGCGCTATCAGCTTGCTGAACGCTTGGCCGCGCAGGCCGATCACTTGCTCCTGTTGACCGCCACCCCGCACCACGGTGACGACGACCGCTTCGCCCATTTCGTCCGTCTCATTGATCCCGACCTGTTCCCCGAACCGCACCGCGTGCCCAACCGGGCCGGAGAAATCCGTCGTGAGATCCTTCGCCTGGGACCCGAATGCCCGTGGGCGTTGCGTCGCCTGAAGGAAGACCTGAAGGACATGAACGGGCGGCGGCTGTTCCCCGACCGGCGCGCGCATACGGTCACATTCCTTCTGAACCACGATGAATACGACCTGTACAAAGAGGTCACCGCCTTCATCAACCGCTTTCTGCCGCAAGCGTCAGGACGGAAGAAGGCGAGCGTGGCTTTGGCTCGCACCGTGTTGCAGCGGCGTCTCGCCAGTTCGACCTATGCCATTTGCGAGTCGATCCGCAGGCGTCTGGAACGCCAACAGGCGCTTCTCAAGGAGTTGGAGGACTTGTCACCCAGCCAGCGGGCCAAGCGTCTGGCCTATCTTCAGGGCTGTATCGCAGATGCCGAGCAAGACGAGGATGATCTCGACGACGACGAGCGCGATCAGCTTGTGGATGAGGTGACGGCCGCAGTCGAGCTCGATCAGTTGCGCGCCGAAATCGCGGCCCTCCAAGATCTGTATGCTCAAACCAAGCGCGTGCGTGACTCCGCCCGCGACTCGAAACTCGCCGCGCTCAAGGAATGCCTGGAAAAGGCGGAGTTCAATGAATTGTCCGACGGGCGCGGAAAGTTGCTCATCTTCACCGAGCATCGCGACACACTTACGTACCTCTCCGACCACCTGAAGCGCTGGGGCTACTCCATCTGCAACATTCACGGCGGCATGAATCCGCATGAACGCAAGCGCGCCCAGGAGCAATTCCGCACGGCTTGCCAGATCTGTGTCGCCACGGAAGCAGCGGGCGAAGGCATCAACCTCCAGTTCTGCCACCTCATGATCAACTACGACCTGCCGTGGAATCCCACGCGCCTCGAACAGCGCCTGGGCCGCATCCATCGAATCGGGCAGGAACGCGAGGTGGATGCGTTCAACTTCGTGGCCAGCGATTCCGAGGAGGGCCAGCCGATCATCGAGGGCCGCATCCTCCAGCGGCTGTTGCTGAAGTTGGAACAGATGCGCGCCGTGTTGGCAGACCGGGTCTTTGACGTGATCGGCGAGGTTCTGTCCCTCAACGATGTCAACCTGCCGGAAATGCTGCGTGAAGTTGCCCACGACCCGCGACGACTGGACGAATACCTCGACAAGATCGAACGGATCGACCCGGCCCGGCTGCAGCAATACGAGATCGCCACCGGCATCGCCCTTGCGCGCGCTAACGTGGACTTCTCTTCCTTTCAGCGCGCCAACGCGGAATCCGAAGAACGCCGGCTGATGCCCAAGTATGTCGAGAAGCACTTCATTGAAGCCGCGCGAGAGGTCGGCCTGCGAGTCGAACCGCGTGCGGATGGCCTCTGGCGCATTGAGCACGTTCTCTCCGACCTCCGCTCCGAGCGCCTAAATGCCGTGCGCCGACTCGGCAAGGCCGAATCCGTCTACCGGAAGGTCACCTTCCACAAAGAGCATCTGGACCTCGACCAACACATAGACGCTGTCCTTTTAGGTCCCGGCCATCCTCTTTACGCGGCTGTGGATGAGCGCCTCAACGAGGTGCTGGCCGGACTTGTTGGCGGCGTTGCGGTGTACGTGGACCCGGTGGCGGTCGCGCCCTATCGCCTCCATTTCTTCGAGATGTCCATTCGAGGACAGAAGGTCAACGGCGACATAGATACACTCTTTGCCGAAGTGGTCGCAATCAAAGAAGACCCGAACGCACCCGCTGCCGAGCATTTCGCTGTTGTTCCAGCGGACAGCCTATTGGACCTCCCCGCACACCCGCATCCGCCTGTTGACATGGATTCGCTGGACTCTAGCGCGGCGGCCGATTTCCTCAAGATCACCTATCAGATGGAAGTGCGGACGCGGTGCCAAGTGGAACGACAGCATTTTGTGCAAGTTTGCCGCGACTATCTCGAACGCTCATTCGATGCCCGCGTTCGCGCCGCGCAGGACCGCGTGATGAACCTGCGCGCTCGCGAGGCGGGTTCACCAGAGGTTGCCATCGCTCGTCAACGGGCCGAGAATGATCTCGCTGATCTGCAACGCACGCGTAAGGAGCGCATGGAGGGTTTGCAACGGCTCGATCTCGCCCGCCATGGCCCTGTGCGCCACATCGCGACAGCATTGGTGTTCCCGCCGGGCGCGGACGCGTGCGAGTTGATGCTCGACGAGGCCGACCCCGAGATACGGCGTCGTTCTGAATTGGCGGCGGAAGATGTGGTTATTGCTTACGAACAGGCTCGCGGCTGGGAGTGTGAGCGAGTCGGACATCTCAAGATCGGCTTCGACATCCGCAGCCTTGGCCCCGCCGACCCGCAGACCGGATACCGGGATCCGGTCACCGGACTTCGCCGCATTGAGGTTAAGGGGCGCCAGCGCGGAATGCCCATCCGCCTGACCACCAACGAATGGTACAAGGCCGCCCAACTCGGCGATTCCTACTGGCTCTACGTGGTCTGGGACCCGCTGAACAACCCGGACCCCGAACCGGTCCGCATTCAGAATCCCGTCAAGCACCTCGACCACGCCAAAAAGGAAGTTGTGGCGGCGCGGTACTTCGACATTCCGGCACAGGCCGTCGAGCAAGCGGCGAGGGAGAATCCATGACGAACAAGGTCAGGAAACGCGATACCGGCCCGGACGCTTACAATTCGGTCCTTGTCGATGTCTCCACCGTCATCGAGGCCGCCAGACGGTCGGCGGCCCGTTCGGTGAACTGCATGATGACGGCCGCATACTGGCTCATTGGGCGGCGGATCGTCGAGTTCGAGCAGGCCGGAGCAGCGCGAGCAGAATATGGCGAAGAACTCATTGAACGCTTGGCCGCCGATTTGACTGCTCGATATGGACGCGGTTTTTCGGTCCGAAACGTCTGGCTGATGAAAGCATTTTATCTCTCATGGCAGATTCTGCAGATCCCGTCTGCAGAATCTGAACACCTAGGAATTCTGCAGACAGTGTCTGCACAATTGCCTCCGGACGTGGCAGGCGCGCTGAGAGAGCCGATCTTCCAGACGGCGTCTGGAATTTCCGCGACAGTGTCGCGGATTTCTCAGGACGTTCGCGTTCCTGAGATTCGCCCGACAGTGTCTGGCGAATTAAAAGAGCAGACACTGTCTGCCAAATTCGACCTGGCTGGCCTTGCGTCATGTTTCCCCCTCCCGTGGTCGGCCTATGTACGCTTGCTCAGCGTCAAGAACGAACTCGCCCGCAAGTTCTATGAGACCGAAGCCCTGCGCAACGGCTGGTCGGTCCGCCAACTCGACCGGCAGATTGACGCCCAGTTTTACGAACGGACAGCCCTCTCCCGCAACAAGGCGGCCATGCTGCGCAAGGGCGAGAAGCCGCTTCCCGAAGACCGCGTGACCCCTGAAGAGGCAATAAAGGATCCGTTCATTCTCGAGTTCCTTGGCCTCAAGGATGAGTACTCTGAAAACGACCTTGAAGAAGCGCTCATCCGCCACCTCGAAGCGTTTCTCCTGGAACTCGGGGACGACTTCTGCTTCGTCGGTCGGCAGAAACGTCTGCGTATCGGCGATGAGTGGTACAAGGTGGACCTGCTCTTCTTCCATCGTCGCCTGCGGTGTCTAGTCGTCATTGACTTGAAAATAGGCAAGTTTACCCATGCCGACGCCGGCCAGATGCATCTTTACCTCAACTACGCCCGGGAGCACTGGGTGCGCGAGGGCGAAAACCCACCGGTAGGCCTCATCCTTTGCGCCCGGAAGGACGAGGCCGTCGCGCGCTACGCTCTCGAAGGGCTTCCAAACAAGGTCATGGCGTCAGAGTATCGCACCGCCCTTCCGGACGAAAAGGAACTCACCGCCGAAATCGAACGAACCCAAGCCCTGCTGCAAGAACGCAAGAGACTGGCCGTCCCTATGAAGCGTGGCCGGCAGAAGCCGCAAGGGGACAGAAAGGGGACAAAAGAGACATGAGCGCGCAAGAGACCTCAGCCACGCTCAACTCCAAGGCAATCGCGGCGATCAGGCGTCTCGTTGACGCATATTCGTCAAGGGACGAGTTGAAACAATTCCTCTTGGATGCCGGAGCGAACGCGAATCGTGTTCTTGCCATCCAAGTGACGGGCAGTATGAAATCGCCCTGCTATAAGTCCAAGTCAACGATAATGAACGAGGGGTTCGACACAATCTACCAGGATTTCGACAAAGCGGAAGCAGACGGAATCCTGCTGGAACTCGTTCGCGTGGTGTTCAGTCGCAAAGCGGTGCAAGATGATGACAGGGCATCGCTTGAACAGGCCTTGCAGGAAAGCGGCGTGGCGCTCAGCGAGATCTTGGAGGCCGGCGGCGCGCACGACTACGTGCGGAGTGCGGAAACCACGATGGAATCGGCGAATCTTCAGGAAGCCCGCGAATTACTTGGCAAAGCGGTGTTGCGCATGAGCACCGATCCCC
Proteins encoded:
- a CDS encoding helix-turn-helix domain-containing protein → MDESPETIMTLDEVVAYLRLPKSTVYRLVQSGKIPGQKAGRQWRFHRDAIDAWLSAGPAKKPKVVRGKHR
- a CDS encoding helicase-related protein, translating into MNTEAAFPLGQRISLPGHFPEPVVLESVRSLGSGYECRVRLSDGTPDEAILSEQEAQALFGQSEERASRVTTNDPERTRLLIESARIRLAYAHDRQFAVSLSGIRTLPHQIEAVYLKMLPQPRLRFLLADDPGAGKTIMAGLLIKELKLRQAIERILILCPAPLTIQWQDELLRWFGEPFDMIFAAVDQQQLVNPWQRSTQVVASLDYAKQDDVRERIWQQRWDMVVIDEAHKCSAYTKHSSSRGDEAEKTKRYQLAERLAAQADHLLLLTATPHHGDDDRFAHFVRLIDPDLFPEPHRVPNRAGEIRREILRLGPECPWALRRLKEDLKDMNGRRLFPDRRAHTVTFLLNHDEYDLYKEVTAFINRFLPQASGRKKASVALARTVLQRRLASSTYAICESIRRRLERQQALLKELEDLSPSQRAKRLAYLQGCIADAEQDEDDLDDDERDQLVDEVTAAVELDQLRAEIAALQDLYAQTKRVRDSARDSKLAALKECLEKAEFNELSDGRGKLLIFTEHRDTLTYLSDHLKRWGYSICNIHGGMNPHERKRAQEQFRTACQICVATEAAGEGINLQFCHLMINYDLPWNPTRLEQRLGRIHRIGQEREVDAFNFVASDSEEGQPIIEGRILQRLLLKLEQMRAVLADRVFDVIGEVLSLNDVNLPEMLREVAHDPRRLDEYLDKIERIDPARLQQYEIATGIALARANVDFSSFQRANAESEERRLMPKYVEKHFIEAAREVGLRVEPRADGLWRIEHVLSDLRSERLNAVRRLGKAESVYRKVTFHKEHLDLDQHIDAVLLGPGHPLYAAVDERLNEVLAGLVGGVAVYVDPVAVAPYRLHFFEMSIRGQKVNGDIDTLFAEVVAIKEDPNAPAAEHFAVVPADSLLDLPAHPHPPVDMDSLDSSAAADFLKITYQMEVRTRCQVERQHFVQVCRDYLERSFDARVRAAQDRVMNLRAREAGSPEVAIARQRAENDLADLQRTRKERMEGLQRLDLARHGPVRHIATALVFPPGADACELMLDEADPEIRRRSELAAEDVVIAYEQARGWECERVGHLKIGFDIRSLGPADPQTGYRDPVTGLRRIEVKGRQRGMPIRLTTNEWYKAAQLGDSYWLYVVWDPLNNPDPEPVRIQNPVKHLDHAKKEVVAARYFDIPAQAVEQAARENP
- a CDS encoding PDDEXK nuclease domain-containing protein is translated as MTNKVRKRDTGPDAYNSVLVDVSTVIEAARRSAARSVNCMMTAAYWLIGRRIVEFEQAGAARAEYGEELIERLAADLTARYGRGFSVRNVWLMKAFYLSWQILQIPSAESEHLGILQTVSAQLPPDVAGALREPIFQTASGISATVSRISQDVRVPEIRPTVSGELKEQTLSAKFDLAGLASCFPLPWSAYVRLLSVKNELARKFYETEALRNGWSVRQLDRQIDAQFYERTALSRNKAAMLRKGEKPLPEDRVTPEEAIKDPFILEFLGLKDEYSENDLEEALIRHLEAFLLELGDDFCFVGRQKRLRIGDEWYKVDLLFFHRRLRCLVVIDLKIGKFTHADAGQMHLYLNYAREHWVREGENPPVGLILCARKDEAVARYALEGLPNKVMASEYRTALPDEKELTAEIERTQALLQERKRLAVPMKRGRQKPQGDRKGTKET